One genomic window of Candoia aspera isolate rCanAsp1 chromosome 12, rCanAsp1.hap2, whole genome shotgun sequence includes the following:
- the CETN2 gene encoding centrin-2, whose product MASSYKKPSLGGAAPPRKKSAPKTELTEEQKQEIREAFDLFDTDGTGNIDVKELKVAMRALGFEPKKDEIKKMILDIDKEGTGKITYSDFLGVMTQKMAEKDSKEEILKAFKLFDDDETGKISFKNLKRVAKELGENLTDEELQEMIDEADRDGDGEVNEQEFLRIMKKTSLY is encoded by the exons ATG GCCTCCAGCTataagaagccatccctgggaGGAGCAGCTCCTCCGAGGAAGAAATCAGCCCCCAAAACTGAACTCACTGAAGAGCAGAAGCAAGAGATCCGGGAGGCCTTTGATCTGTTTGATACTGATGGGACTGGCAACATTGACGTAAAAGAGTTGAAG gTCGCCATGAGAGCACTTGGGTTCGAGCCCAAAAAAGATGAGATCAAGAAAATGATCCTTGATATTGATAAGGAAGGGACAGGAAAGATTACCTACAGTGACTTCTTAGGAGTGATGACCCAGAAAATG GCTGAAAAAgattcaaaagaagaaattctgaAAGCCTTTAAGCTGTTTGATGACGACGAAACTGGCAAAATCTCTTTCAAAAACCTTAAACGTGTGGCCAAAGAACTGGGGGAGAATCTTACCGATGAGGAGCTTCAG GAAATGATTGATGAAGCTGATCGGGACGGCGATGGGGAAGTCAATGAGCAGGAGTTTTTGCGGATCATGAAGAAAACCAGTTTGTACTGA